The stretch of DNA CTTGAAAACTGGTGAGGTCTTCACTAAGATGCCTCCATGGACTGGATTTCGATGCTCATGATTGTTGGGGGACTCTGTTTGTTTGAAACAGTGAGTTCCATCGACAATGCCATTATTAACGCGGAGGTGCTCAACACCATGAGTCCCAAGGCGCGCCGATGGTTTTTGCTCTGGGGGATTTTGTTTGCGGTGTTCGTGGTTCGTGGGCTTTTGCCCTGGTTGATTGTGTTCTTTACGGCGCCGGAGCTTGGATTTATAGGCTCACTGACGGCCACTTTCAGCAGTGATCCTGCCGTGATCGAGGCCATTGAATCCAGCGCCCCTATTCTGCTCAACGGAGGAGGTGTGTTTTTGATCTTTTTGTTTTTCCATTGGCTGTTCTTGGAACCCAAAAACTATGGGCTTCGCGGGGAAAAGTTCTTCCACTCCCAAGGTGTTTGGTTTTACGCCGTGGTCTCTATTTTGCTGGCGGCTGTTGTTTGGTTCAGCATAAAAATCAATCCCACGATGGCATTTGGTGCTGTGGTGGGCTCAACCGCTTTCTTCATCACGCATGGGTTTAAAGAGAACGCCGAAAAAGCCGAGGCGGATATGCTCAAAAAAGGCGGCCTCTCGGACATCAGTAAGATTTTGTACCTGGAAGTGATCGATTCCACCTTCTCGATTGATGGAGTTTTGGGAGCCTTTGCCTTCACGCTTTCCGTGCCTTTGATTTTGCTTGGAAATGGACTTGGCGCCATTGTGGTGAGGCAGCTCACGGTTGGGAATATTGAGAACATTAAAAAATACGCCTACCTCAAAAATGGCGCCATGTATTCCATTTTAATCTTGGGAACTGTGATGCTCGCGCACAGTTTTGGGGCTCACATTCCCGAATGGGTCTCCCCCGTGACGACCACTGTGGTGATTCTCTTTTTCTTCCTCAAATCCAAAAAAGCACTGGGCGTGCTTTAGGTTGAAAAACAAAAGTCGCCCTAAATGTTTCCAATCGTCGTTCAGCATCAGGTGAGAGCTTGGAGTAAAGGTGCAGAACATTGCTGTAACTGAGCTTTTACTTAATCTGTTGATCGTTTCCCGAGGGAAAGACCGGCCAGAAAAAGGTATCTGTCTATTCCTTCTTTCTGAGTACTAAACCCACTGCAGAACGAGGTGATAGTGGCCAACGGAACTTTGGGAAGTGTCCGTCCATCCAGGCTTACTTGGCGATTAGAAACTTAGGGCGCAGAAAGTCAGAAAATAGATTCTGTCATCCCGAGGAAGGAGTACCTTCTGTGCCATAAGTTTCACGCGATTTTTCAAAGGACATCATGTTATTGTATCACGATTTGCAAGTTTTTGCAAGAGGCAATGATGATGAAGATTTATTCTTGTGCGACCTTTAACTTTGCTGTGATGCCCGCTTGCACCTCTTCCGGGGTTTCGGTGGAGGCATCCAGCCCCATACCGGGATGATCCACCCAATCGGACCTTCTTGGCGCGGGCTTTTGAACTCCCAAGCCTCGAAGTGGGCGGGCGGGTTGAGCGATCTGACCTTCCCCTTCTTCCCATGCTTTCTGCGTATCTTTCATTGTTGATTTGTTAAAAGCACTTTCAGTTTAATATCTTTTTTTGCGGATGTGAACCCCCGGTGTTAAACTCTCCCCATGATACTTCCCAAAGGATCCAATCCCTACACGGTGCTTTCGCACGAGCTTTTGCATGAACGGCCGTTCGTTCGTTCCTACAAAGATGAGGTGCTTATGAAGGGCCTTAAAAAAGATTACAGCTATCTTGAAACAGATGGCAGCAGCGGCATTGTGGCCCTCAATGAAAAGGGTGAAGTTGCATTGGTCGGGCAGTGGCGTTACCCCGTTCAAGACTACCATTGGGAAGTTCCCGCGGGCATGGCGGAGCGGGGTGAAAGCCCTTTGGAGAATGCAAAACGCGAGCTTTTGGAAGAGGCTGGCGTGCAGGCTTTGGAGTGGACGGCGCTTGGAGCTCTCCACATGGATGGTTCCAAATTGGCCCACACCACGCATTTATTTTTAGCGCAAAATTTGACGGTTGGAGCAAATGCCCCCATGCCGGACGAAGAGCTTGCCGTGAAATGGCTTCCGCTTGAGACGGCTTTATTGGCTGTTGAGAAAGGCGAAATCCAAGATGGCCTGACCATCATCGGATTGCTTAAAGCTCAACGGATTCTCCAAGGCTCGGGACCAAAACTTCCTTGATGCCGTTTTGCAGCATGGCGGTTTTTAAGTCTTCGCAGGCTTGGTCTTCCCCGTGAACGAGGATGAGTTTTTGAAGCCCTCCCACTTTGGTGGCGTAATCGAGCAAGTCGCTGCGATCCGCGTGGGCGGAGTAGGCGTTCATGATTTTGATTTCCATTTTCACCGCGTAGGGCTTTCCAAAGATGTTTACGGGATTCATTTTTTCAATAAGTTTTCGCCCCAGGGTGTTTTGTGCTTGGAAACCCACAATAATGAGAGTGTTGCGGTGATCTTCGATGGAGTTTTTGAGATGATGCAAAATGCGTCCGTGTTCACACATTCCTGAAGAGGAAATGATGATGCAGGGCCCATTGTGTTCGTTGAGTGCTTTGGATTCCTCCACGGATTGTATGTAATGGAGTTGAGCAAAATTGAATGGATCGTCTTTATCGTTGAGAAAAAGTTTCTGCGTCTCTTCGTCGAGCACGCCGAGGTTGTTTCGGAACACTTCCGTGAGATTCACGGAGAGCGGAGAATCCACATAAATCGGGAGTAGAGGGATTTTCCCTTCATCCACAAGCTTGTGCAGCTCGTAAACGATTTCTTGTGTACGACCGAGTGAAAAGGCCGGGATGAGGATTTTGCCTCCCCGCGCCGCGGTGTTTTTTACAATTTCCGCAAGTTTACCTTCCGCCTCCAAAATGGATTCGTGAAGACGGTTCCCATAAGTGGATTCCATGATCATGATTTCAGCCTCCTCTACCTGGTACGGATTGCGAATGAGTGGCATGTTTCGGCGCCCCAAATCGCCCGTAAAGACCAAGCGCTTCACCTTGCCATCGTCGTGATCTTTGATGGTGAGGATAGTGATGGCGGAGCCTAAAATGTGTCCGGCTTCACGGAAACACAGCATAATGTCCGGATCGCCAAAAAGATTCATGCAGGTGTCGTAGTCCACTCCCTTGGCCATGGGCAGCGTTTTTTCCACATCTTCACTGGTGTAGATCGGCTCGATGAGCGTTTCACCGGAAGCTTGTTTCTTTTCGTTGAGGTACTCCACTTCCCTTTCCTGAATAAAGGCGGAATCGCGAAGCATGTAAGCCATGAGATCCACGGTGGGTTTGGTGCAATAAATAGGCCCATTGAATCCTTGTTTCACCAGGTTGGGCAGATTCCCCGAATGGTCGATGTGCGCATGAGAAAGAATCACGGCATCCACCTCTTCCGCCTTGAAACCAAAATTTTTGTTCTTTTCGCGTTCCTCATTTCGTCTTCCCTGAAACATTCCGCAATCGAGCAATATCTTTTTCCCGTTCACCTCCAAGAGGTGCCTTGAACCTGTAACCTCTCGATCTGCGCCGTGGAAGTGGAGCTTCATATTGAAATTGTGTCAAATGTTCATTACAGTATAGCACTTGGTGAGCATTTCAGCAATTCCTTCTTCCTCATAAACCATGGCGATAGAAAATACTTTAGACAAGGTGGTGCTCCCTCTTACGAGAAAGGTGCACGCCAAACCGGTCCTTGGCCCCGGAGATACGGCTCTCCATGTCCCTAGGCCTGAGCTTTTGGCCTTACCCGTGAGTCAATTGACTGAAGCGATCTTACAAGATGGCGTGCGGCCTCTAAAAGTTGTAGAGGGAGTGCACGGTCCTGCTGTGGATTTGCCAGGTCCTCCCCCACGACGGGTAGCGCTTCCTGCGCCCAATGGAACGGATGGAATCTTTTTTCTGCATTTCCCTGATGAAGCAAGTGTGGCCGGATTTCCTGACTGGATTAGACAAGAGTGTTTCCCCATTTGGGGAGCACGACGGGAACGCCCAAAGGCTGAGCCTTATTCTGGTGCCTGGGCCGGGGCTCTATTTGGGGAGGATTTGTATAGACTGATTGAGCGTTCGGCCTCAGCAATCCCTCACGACTCTGCTCAAGCTCTTGTAGAACGGATGGTTTTGGCCGATGGGATTGAAAGAACCACTAATGGGATCAAGCTGCGTGTCTCCAGTTCAGAACACCAGAGTTTCTTTGTTGGTGGGATACGAGCTCAACTCAAAATCGCAGGATTTAGTGAGCAGGAGGTGATTCCCAATAGAGCTTATGCGTTTTCCGGTTCCCCGAATAAGAATCGGGCGCTTATTGATTTGCTTTCCTCTGCAATTGGTCAAATAAGAAGCATTGATTTCTATGAATACAGCCTTGAGCGACTCTGGAGAGGGGCGGCACAGTTGCAATGCACGATGGAGGTGATGAACGGTCAAGTGGTGCTTTCCCTGAGAGGAAATTAAAACTTCACTCCTCCACTCTTAGTTTCGGTTCGCCTCCATCCACAAGGTCTACGGTGTGCTCCGTCACGGTGAGGATGCCTTCTTTGATTTTGACGCCGAGGACGAGGCCGATTTGAGTTTCGGGTGACCAGTATTGGTCGAAAACAAAATTGCCCAAAGAATAGTAAATGGGCACGCCGTTGTAGACCTCCGAATTTTGGACCACATGAGGATGATGCCCCCAAATAAAATCGGCGCCGGCATCAA from Candidatus Gracilibacteria bacterium encodes:
- a CDS encoding DUF475 domain-containing protein, which gives rise to MDWISMLMIVGGLCLFETVSSIDNAIINAEVLNTMSPKARRWFLLWGILFAVFVVRGLLPWLIVFFTAPELGFIGSLTATFSSDPAVIEAIESSAPILLNGGGVFLIFLFFHWLFLEPKNYGLRGEKFFHSQGVWFYAVVSILLAAVVWFSIKINPTMAFGAVVGSTAFFITHGFKENAEKAEADMLKKGGLSDISKILYLEVIDSTFSIDGVLGAFAFTLSVPLILLGNGLGAIVVRQLTVGNIENIKKYAYLKNGAMYSILILGTVMLAHSFGAHIPEWVSPVTTTVVILFFFLKSKKALGVL
- a CDS encoding MBL fold metallo-hydrolase, with product MKLHFHGADREVTGSRHLLEVNGKKILLDCGMFQGRRNEEREKNKNFGFKAEEVDAVILSHAHIDHSGNLPNLVKQGFNGPIYCTKPTVDLMAYMLRDSAFIQEREVEYLNEKKQASGETLIEPIYTSEDVEKTLPMAKGVDYDTCMNLFGDPDIMLCFREAGHILGSAITILTIKDHDDGKVKRLVFTGDLGRRNMPLIRNPYQVEEAEIMIMESTYGNRLHESILEAEGKLAEIVKNTAARGGKILIPAFSLGRTQEIVYELHKLVDEGKIPLLPIYVDSPLSVNLTEVFRNNLGVLDEETQKLFLNDKDDPFNFAQLHYIQSVEESKALNEHNGPCIIISSSGMCEHGRILHHLKNSIEDHRNTLIIVGFQAQNTLGRKLIEKMNPVNIFGKPYAVKMEIKIMNAYSAHADRSDLLDYATKVGGLQKLILVHGEDQACEDLKTAMLQNGIKEVLVPSLGESVEL